The genomic stretch CAGGGGTTCGCCGTAAAGGCCGTCAACGATGCACCGATGATGGACCGAGCCCTTCATCGCGAGCACTTTGATCTCATCGTCCTTGACCTGATGCTTCCCGGAGAGGACGGGCTGTCGATCTGCCGTCGGCTGCGTGCTGCAGAAAGCGTGATACCAATCATCATGCTGACCGCCAAGGGCGATGATGTGGATCGCATCGTGGGCCTGGAGATGGGTGCTGACGACTATCTTGGCAAGCCATTCAATCCCCGCGAACTCGTCGCTCGCATTCAGGCGGTGATGCGTCGGCAGCCTCCCCCGCTTCCGGGCGCGCCGACGGCAGAAGATGAGATCGTCGTGTTCGGGCGCATTCGCGTTAATCTCGGTACACGCACGCTGCAGCGCGACGGAGAGGAAATCCAGCTCACGACCGGCGAATTTTCGTTGCTGAAGGTTTTGCTTCAGCACCCGCGGCAACCCTTGTCGCGTGACAAGCTGATGGAGCTCGCGCGTGGTCGTGAGTACGGCGTTTTCGACCGCGCCATCGATGTTCAGGTGTCCAGGCTGCGCAAGCTGGTCGAGGATGATCCCGCCAAGCCGCGCTATATCCAGACCGTCTGGGGATTCGGCTACGTCTTTGTGCCGGACGACAACAAGCCGGCAAGCAGTGACTGATTCCGAACGGCCGGCCCAGACGGGCGCGCCCCGGCTCCGTACCCTGCCGGGGTGGCTGCCGCGCACGCTCCTGTGGCAGACTTTTCTGCTCGTCGCCCTGCTGCTCACACTGGCACTTGCCGCCTGGAGCCAGATCTTCCGATACTTCGAAGAAGCCCCGCGCGCCCGCGATCTCGCCCAGATGGTCGTCAGCGTGGTCAACCTCACGCGCACCGCACTGATCAACGCCGACTCCGCACGGCGTCGGGAGCTGCTTATCGAACTCGCGGCGCTCGAGGGCATTCGCGTCTATCCCGCTGAGGCCTCGGACGAGATTCAGCCACTGCCGGACAGCCGTCCGATGCGCCTGCTGATCGCAGAGGTGAGGCGCAGCCTCGGCGAGCACACCCGGTTCGCCTCACGCTGGAAAACGCTCGACGGATTCTGGATCAGCTTCCGGCTCGATCCGGATGATCGCGACGAGTACTGGGCCATGGTCCCCCCCGACCGGATCGAGAAGCCCCATGCTCTGGAGTGGCTGTCATGGGGCGGGGCTGCCCTGCTGGCTGCCCTGCTCGGCGCCTATTTGATCGTTTCGCGCATTGGTGCCCCACTGCGCCAGATGGCACGTGCCGCGAGAGTGGTCGGCAGCGGACAGACCCCTCAGGCACTGCCAGAGACCGGGCCGCAGGAAATTGCAGTCGTTGCCCGTGCGTTCAACCAGATGGCGGGAGACCTTGCACGAACGGACGCTGACCGCGCCCTGATTCTTGCCGGCGTCTCCCACGATCTGCGCACTCCGCTTGCCCGGCTTCGACTCGGTGTCGAGATGTCGGGCGCACCCGAGGACGAAGTAACGGCAATGGTGACGGATATCGAGGAGATGGACCGTATCATCGGGCAGTTTCTCGATTTCGGCCGTGGCGCGCCGCAGGAGCCGCCCCAGGCGATCGACCTGACGGCACTCGTAGCCGATCTGGCAGAGCCCTACCGTCTGCGCGGGGTCGCTTTGAACCTGTCCTTGCCCGATCAGCTGGAAGCGCCCGGGCGCAGTCTTTCACTCAGACGTGCGTTGGCCAATCTGATCGACAACGCCTTGCGTTACGCCGGAGAGGACAAACCGCTCGACGTAACGCTATTCGAGGAAGGAGGCGCT from Parazoarcus communis encodes the following:
- the ompR gene encoding two-component system response regulator OmpR, which encodes MNGKTRYRVLLVDDDARLRDLLSRYLQEQGFAVKAVNDAPMMDRALHREHFDLIVLDLMLPGEDGLSICRRLRAAESVIPIIMLTAKGDDVDRIVGLEMGADDYLGKPFNPRELVARIQAVMRRQPPPLPGAPTAEDEIVVFGRIRVNLGTRTLQRDGEEIQLTTGEFSLLKVLLQHPRQPLSRDKLMELARGREYGVFDRAIDVQVSRLRKLVEDDPAKPRYIQTVWGFGYVFVPDDNKPASSD
- a CDS encoding sensor histidine kinase → MPGWLPRTLLWQTFLLVALLLTLALAAWSQIFRYFEEAPRARDLAQMVVSVVNLTRTALINADSARRRELLIELAALEGIRVYPAEASDEIQPLPDSRPMRLLIAEVRRSLGEHTRFASRWKTLDGFWISFRLDPDDRDEYWAMVPPDRIEKPHALEWLSWGGAALLAALLGAYLIVSRIGAPLRQMARAARVVGSGQTPQALPETGPQEIAVVARAFNQMAGDLARTDADRALILAGVSHDLRTPLARLRLGVEMSGAPEDEVTAMVTDIEEMDRIIGQFLDFGRGAPQEPPQAIDLTALVADLAEPYRLRGVALNLSLPDQLEAPGRSLSLRRALANLIDNALRYAGEDKPLDVTLFEEGGAACIEVADRGPGIPEDQVERMRHPFTRLEGARSNTKGAGLGLAIVERVIRAHEGRLDLLPREGGGLRAILRIPLTSSSSSRVRMPAVTAGAHRA